One Pyrus communis chromosome 4, drPyrComm1.1, whole genome shotgun sequence genomic region harbors:
- the LOC137732503 gene encoding uncharacterized protein: MENTTVISGDKPTVMVTNDDGIEGPGILALVQVLVSTHRYNVLVCAPDSEKSAVSHCITWLHPIAAKKVHINGATVFAVSGSPADCASLGVSKTLFPSIPDLVISGINQGSNCGYHIVYSGTVAGAREAFLNGVPAISISYDWVRGKSNINDFTLAAEACLPIINGVLVELRNKTYPQRCFLNVDLPCNVANHKGYKLTKQGKSIIKMGWRQVTSDTEGGKMLSTMVNSTASAESDTSTTPAENLYFAREVRGAQVDEDDDHCFLQEGYITVTPLGAITNAEIDCHTYLKEWLPKVVERSSPSAL; this comes from the exons ATGGAAAACACCACTGTCATCTCCGGCGACAAGCCCACCGTGATGGTCACAAACGACGACGGAATCGAAGGCCCTGGCATTCTCGCTCTCGTCCAAGTCCTCGTATCCACCCATCGCTACAATGTCCTCGTCTGTGCCCCCGACTC GGAGAAGTCGGCAGTGAGTCACTGCATCACATGGCTCCATCCGATTGCTGCCAAGAAGGTGCATATCAATGGAGCAACAGTGTTTGCTGTTTCTG GATCTCCAGCTGATTGTGCTTCTTTGGGTGTTTCCAAAACGCTTTTTCCTTCAATTCCTGACCTG GTAATCAGTGGCATAAACCAGGGCAGCAACTGCGGTTATCACAT TGTTTACTCTGGAACGGTGGCTGGTGCCCGTGAGGCCTTTCTTAACGGTGTACCTGCTATCTCTATATCATATGATTG GGTTAGAGGTAAGAGCAACATTAATGACTTCACACTTGCTGCCGAGGCTTGCTTACCGATCATAAATGGAGTACTGGTGGAATTAAGAAACAAAACCTATCCTCAAAGATGTTTCTTGAATGTAGATCTTCCATGTAACGTTGCTAATCATAAG GGGTATAAGCTGACTAAGCAAGGCAAAAGTATAATAAAAATGGGGTGGAGGCAAGTTACTTCTGACACGGAAGGTGGAAAAATGTTGTCAACAATGGTAAATTCAACTGCATCAGCTGAAAGTGATACATCAACCACGCCAGCTGAAAATCTTTACTTCGCCAGAGAA GTAAGGGGTGCCCAAgttgatgaggatgatgaccACTGCTTTCTTCAAGAAGGATAT ATTACTGTCACTCCTCTTGGTGCCATAACAAATGCTGAGATAGACTGCCACACCTACTTAAAAGAGTGGCTTCCAAAAGTGGTTGAGCGTTCCTCTCCATCAGCTTTATAA